A genomic window from Quercus lobata isolate SW786 chromosome 10, ValleyOak3.0 Primary Assembly, whole genome shotgun sequence includes:
- the LOC115964098 gene encoding cytochrome P450 CYP736A12-like, whose amino-acid sequence MQSPTPSNLQHSSLSSANSISKMSPLTLSIFLLLLGSIIWTFMLKKGRKLVLPPGPRSLPIIGNFHMLGSLPHRALENLAKKYGPIMSLRLGHVPTIVVSSSQTAELFLRTHDAVFASRPIFQASKIIGMSKGIAFSEYGPYWRSLKKLVASQLLSASKIESFAPMRKELVGSLVQSLKKTAVAHEVVDLSEVVGKLIEESTRRMVFGRSHHDRFDLKELIAETLNLMGAFNLADYVPYLGALDLQGLTSRIKKLGKTLDVVLENVIQEHEQIPSGPQSCEKDFIDMLLSLMNQPMNAHDENSCKIDRRVIKAIIIDMITATYDTSAISIEWTISELLRHPRIMKHVQDELERVIGMNRMVEETDLANLTYLSMVIKESFRLHSVAPFLIPRESMEDIEINGYYIPKKSRVVINSWAIGRDPYVWSDNVEEFYPERFINSNIDLKGRDFQLIPFGSGRRGCPGLQLGLTTVTYVLAQLLHCFDWVLPNGMLPNDLDMSEKFGLSMPRAKHLLAMPTYRLLG is encoded by the exons ATGCAATCCCCAACCCCTTCCAATCTCCAACATTCTAGCCTTTCCTCAGCCAACTCAATTTCCAAAATGTCTCCACTAACACTATCCATTTTCCTGCTACTCCTTGGATCCATCATCTGGACATTCATGCTCAAAAAAGGACGTAAACTAGTACTCCCACCGGGTCCTCGGTCTTTACCCATTATTGGTAATTTTCACATGTTGGGTAGCCTCCCACATCGTGCCCTCGAaaacttagccaaaaaataCGGACCCATCATGTCATTGCGGCTTGGCCATGTCCCAACTATTGTGGTCTCATCTTCCCAAACTGCTGAGCTATTTTTAAGGACCCATGACGCCGTTTTTGCCAGCCGACCTATATTCCAAGCCTCCAAGATCATTGGAATGTCCAAAGGTATTGCTTTCTCGGAGTATGGTCCATATTGGCGCAGCCTTAAGAAACTCGTTGCGTCGCAGCTTCTGAGTGCTTCAAAAATAGAGTCATTTGCACCTATGAGGAAGGAGCTGGTAGGATCATTGGTACAGTCACTGAAAAAAACTGCGGTAGCACATGAGGTTGTGGACCTTAGTGAGGTGGTGGGCAAACTCATTGAGGAATCAACACGTAGAATGGTATTTGGGCGAAGTCATCATGATAGATTCGACTTGAAGGAGCTTATTGCGGAGACCTTGAACTTGATGGGAGCTTTCAATCTAGCAGATTATGTTCCTTACCTTGGGGCACTTGATCTACAG GGATTGACATCGCGCATTAAGAAACTTGGCAAGACTCTTGATGTAGTATTGGAGAACGTTATCCAGGAGCATGAACAAATTCCTAGTGGTCCACAAAGTTGTGAAAAGGACTTTATAGACATGTTACTTTCTTTGATGAATCAACCCATGAATGCCCATGATGAGAATTCATGTAAAATTGATCGAAGAGTTATCAAGGCTATCATTATAGACATGATTACTGCTACATATGACACTTCAGCTATTAGCATTGAATGGACCATTTCTGAACTCTTGAGGCATCCTCGGATAATGAAACATGTACAGGATGAGCTAGAACGTGTAATTGGAATGAATAGGATGGTGGAGGAAACAGATTTAGCAAATTTAACTTACTTGAGTATGGTGATTAAGGAAAGCTTCAGACTACATTCTGTTGCACCATTTCTAATCCCACGTGAATCAATGGAGGACATTGAGATTAATGGATATTACATACCCAAGAAATCACGAGTAGTGATAAATTCTTGGGCTATTGGACGAGATCCTTATGTGTGGTCGGATAATGTGGAAGAATTTTACCCTGAAAGGTTcataaatagtaatatagaCCTCAAGGGACGTGACTTCCAGCTTATCCCATTCGGATCTGGTCGCAGAGGCTGCCCTGGATTACAATTAGGGCTTACGACCGTCACTTATGTTCTCGCTCAGTTGCTGCATTGTTTTGATTGGGTGCTCCCTAATGGCATGTTGCCTAATGACTTGGACATGAGTGAGAAGTTTGGGCTATCAATGCCAAGAGCCAAGCACTTACTTGCGATGCCAACCTATCGCCTACTTGGTTAA